A segment of the Xenopus tropicalis strain Nigerian chromosome 6, UCB_Xtro_10.0, whole genome shotgun sequence genome:
GGGACAGAGAGATGGATCTGCTCAAGCAGTTAATTTTCTACATCTCTACTTGCTACACAATAACATGCCTGATACAAATAATTTACAGTTTCAACAGAAGTATTATTCTTTTAATACAATTCCTGAAGCGTAAAATAGGGAATGAATCTGTAAGTAGAAAGTCTGTACCTCTCAAGGTATTCTTTCACATTGTCATAACCAGAGAACTTTGCCAAATGAATGAGCATGCCAGTTGCACAGCGGCCATCGCGTTTTCGACAGTAACTGCAGTTACAAATGTCACGGCAAGGAGGACAAATCCAATCCTGGAATTAAGAAGAGAAAAATAGAACTATCCTGCAGTAAACTacacaaacattttattacacacaacttttttgaggtAGGTGGTAGAAGGAAATGGAAAAATTCATTTGAATGAAGTCATGTGGCAATCACCACTAACCAATTCGTTTACATAAAAAACAGGTTTGATGATGGTGTTGGAACTGCTTATTTGAGAATTTTCAGGTGAAAAGCACCAGTTCTAGGGATGACATGCCTTTAGTCATATAAATGAAACTGGAGGCAGATGTAGTGGTAAGGGGCACTTAAAAGGATTCAGTTAAAGCATTAAGGGGAACAACCTACATACTGTATAGAGCATTCCGAAGACAGCATTACACATGCATAGAATAGGGCATGCAGTACTGTACATTAGAATTAACAGTACAAACAGGAGTcaacacaataataaaaaatacagaatgtatcattcatttaaaaacacattaagaaaatgttataaacatacataaataatatcaGAAATAAGTCAAAGTGGTTTGAAGAGGCAAGAAGCTTAATTAAACAGGTCCCTTTCTGAAGCATAAGACACACTATTAGTGGCTCAGAAAGAAATAAACTTAAAAAGCCAAACACAGCTGGTGTCACTATTAAATTGCACTATTATATAGCTTCAGACCAAGGCTGGGTTACTCACAGGGTCTAAAAGTGCTTCTCGAACATCTTCCCCATATCGGTTCCGCAAGCAGGGCCCACAAAATTGCCCTCTGACACCACCGCATCCAGGATTACGGCAAACTGTCTTAGTGTCAATTGTTTTCTGCCTACATTGATGACAAGTACTAccctaaaatggaaaaaaaaaaaaaaaaaaaaaagaagagcttaatttacacacacacacaccagtttACTGAACAAAATTACAATATTTTGGAAAGAACTATTTCCAGTCTCCGTTTAATGGATTTGCAGGATCAATAAACAAAACTACACCAAAGTATACTAACTCCTTTCAgccagtgccctggctgggattgaagcAAGGACCCCAGGGAACTTTCTGCAAGGAGCAAGTATGTTCTACACTACActcttaggggggcatttattaccATTCGGATTTTCGTAGTTTTAtagatttttgaaaccacaactaaactaatttccatgaaggtcagtcatttatgaaaagatctgaactgaaaaagaccaaacttaaaaggtgcagaaaaaaatgagaaaacctAGACTTTTCCGTTTGGTCACATGAAAACCGTGCTTTTTGTATTGTCATACATAagccagagggaaaaaaaaaaacacagaaaacctctaaaaccaagaagcaaagaaagatccagttgtaaaagggccatctaccactgacttctacatgatcaacaggttttagataccatatttttgtatttagatttgttgtggttttgttttACCCTGTGACAAATTCATATTTCAgcgtcaaaaaaaaagtaaatgcgttagtaaatgcccccttaagttTGTAAAACGGATCAAACAATTTGATTATttcctaaatacagtatattgtgggtgaAAGGAAagactaaaaataacaaaatattcttAAGAACTTATAATTTCTCCATTAATGTTGACAGACAAATTCTACTAATGTAAATGACAGGCTCAGGCATTTCTCTACCGGCTGAAAAATAATGGTGAAAAATACACCACGTGTGCCTTGAGCCCAATAtagtaatacaaatatatttccctatacaaatacatttacatgaAAAGCTGGATATTTACCAAAATCTTATCATAAATTTTATCCTTGACTGAGTCTGCAACATTTTGCAGCTCCTCTTCTGTAATATCTTCTACGGCACGCACCACAGTATTCTTGGAAGATCGCCTCCTCTTTTGATATTGTTCTCTCTCATCCTATATTAAAAGATCAAGTCTATTTTAACAACTGTCACTAAAAGAAATCTCCCTTGGTGGAGAATCCACCTGTGTGACATTAGCATTCTCTTTGGAACACTCTTCAAATCAAAagtgtatataaataatacacacaACACAAACAtactttacaaaaaaaagcattgtTTTCATGCCTAAATAAACACTAACCACTGTATCCCTTTAATTACTTAGTGGTCTCCATTTTAACACCACAACATTAACTGCCATTTAGGGTTATTGAAAAGCATTACCCCCCAGGAAAAGATACTTAGTTGTTAGACATAGTTTAAAGAAAGCGATTGGGTACCTCACTCAAAGTCCGCTTTATAAAAGCTTTCTTGCCATATTTATGAACATGCTCAGCAAACTTAACAGCTGACAAAGCAAAATTTTCCAAACCAAAGTTCTCTGGTGGCCGAGCACTTCTGTTTGGGTTTGTACGCCGTTCAACATGACCTTCAGAAAATGTCCTCCGAGGAGTCTTCTTCTGCTtctagaggggaaaaaaaactgtaattttgGCTTACATTGCATAAAGTAAAGTATATAATTCTTATAAAGCAGACACGGTACTCACTGCGGGTGATGTGGAAGGTGTCCTTACTGGAAAGAGATCTGGCATTGAATTAAGTTCTGACAAAAGCTGAGCaagctgaaattaaaaaaatgaatacaaaaaagaaaattagaaaacCTGTATTAAACACAAATCTGATTCACaattaaacatataaaataaaccaATATATACTGATTAGggttaacaaattaaaaaaaaaagggagatttgttttTACTAACTGAAAAATCCTTTGTGCTAAGTCCTGTAAAAGCAGCACAGGAAGGATAGGGTTAATGTCCTATCCCCTTTAGCAGGAAGAATGCTGTACAGGTCATATACTCCTCTTGCAGACATTAACCCATACAGCCTTTTCCTgccagcatgtaggagctacatgttttgcagggaaagggttaataactGAAAGACAAAAAGACAAAACCCATTCAGTCATAATCATAAATGTCCGTAACTACATACCCCATGTCTCGCCTATACCTGCCTCCCTTTCAATTGTAAGTCCATGTGGGTGATGCCCTCACTAAGGTGTCTCAGTTTGTCAGTATTTAAAATGCTGGTAAATATGGCTAAATGTGTAAAAAGTCACCATGTCAGCTGTTTTGTTGCTACATAccattgctttgttttcctttatgtTCATTGCCCTTTTCAGCAAAGCACTTGGATTTTCGACGTTGGAAGTAGGATCCTCATCTTCTGAATCAGATCCAGGAGCTGGTCTTTTCTTGCAGGATCGTTGTTCTTTCTTCACTCTAGAGGGTGGTTTCTTACTATCCTTTTTGCCTGGTTTTACAAGTGAGGAGTCGGGGTTCTTTTTCGCAGTCTTGCCGGCACACTTTTTGTTAGTGAATGGGAGAGCAACGCGTAGACCCTGATTTCTCTTTTTAGGTAAGGGAGCTTCATCTTCACTGTCCGACAGTACAACATCCACAGAATAGCCTTCATCAGCCCCTGTctggagaaaaaaacaatattaaaaaccAAATTATACCTTGTAATATTCAGTCCAATATATGTTATGATATAGAAGCAATGAATAAATCCCTAATAAAGCATCATGGCTTGCTATTAAGGTCTTAAGTTAGTTTGTTCTTTGGCAATACACATCCCAAAACAAGCTATAACCCCCAGCATCTTGTTGTCCAACCCTTATATAAAGCCACTGACCTGCAAGCCATGagccaaggtggccatacacgaacaGATTTAAGCTGTAAATTTAAGTCCTTTAGaacaatttggcagtttatctgccatgtatggggccccccaaaTGGGCCTCCCCGATCCATACCAGGCCAaaaaatcaggcaggttttattttcccatCGGATTTGAGGTTGCATCAGCTCATAGATGCGGTCCTGAGTCCGAAGGCTCCTCTACCTGTTGTTGGAaattgatcatttggccctaggtccaaacgatcaaattagccccatatcatccaccttaggtgggcatgtcaggagaagatctgctcgtttggccactaagccaaacgagtggatcttaacgtgtatggctactttcacacttgggggcacatttactaatcccgaatgcatttttttttttgtaatgatcggtattttgtgattttttcgtaaattgttgcgactttttcgtagccattacgacttgctcgtaaattgtcgcgactttttcgtagccattactacttgctcgtaaattgtagcgactttttcatagccgttgtgccgagtacgaaagttttggattcattcaagcttcagtatcgtgactttccttgggccaggttggagctgcagagtgccattgagccctatgggagactttccttgggccaggttggagctgca
Coding sequences within it:
- the cdca7l gene encoding cell division cycle-associated 7-like protein, coding for MEPAAGVKTGADEGYSVDVVLSDSEDEAPLPKKRNQGLRVALPFTNKKCAGKTAKKNPDSSLVKPGKKDSKKPPSRVKKEQRSCKKRPAPGSDSEDEDPTSNVENPSALLKRAMNIKENKAMLAQLLSELNSMPDLFPVRTPSTSPAKQKKTPRRTFSEGHVERRTNPNRSARPPENFGLENFALSAVKFAEHVHKYGKKAFIKRTLSEDEREQYQKRRRSSKNTVVRAVEDITEEELQNVADSVKDKIYDKILGSTCHQCRQKTIDTKTVCRNPGCGGVRGQFCGPCLRNRYGEDVREALLDPDWICPPCRDICNCSYCRKRDGRCATGMLIHLAKFSGYDNVKEYLESLKKQMEDED